From the genome of Pseudomonas yamanorum, one region includes:
- the moeB gene encoding molybdopterin-synthase adenylyltransferase MoeB, with amino-acid sequence MKVLSPTALEQVYAQADRSYPEECCGFVFADGTVHLGSNIQNELHRKNPEMYSRSAANGYTFSVADTLMMNKAFRSDNPVVVIYHSHPDVGAYFSDEDQDKALFMGEPIYPVSYLVVDVRQGKTQGSKLFAWDGKRFAQTPFNDLQTELCMNAVSFPDILVRVAKLPASTLEGAGSTLREVIENLCIEHPQLRAHLLYENNQLKEHFLFTAEEELIDANDRLPEKAKIEVLLATSGGMDVDQLSNEEVQRYVRHITLPGVGREGQLNLKKAKVLIIGTGGLGSPISLYLAAAGIGTLGLVDFDVVESSNLQRQIVHGNSTLGLPKVESAKQRLQDLNSHIQINTYDTAFNTDNALELVGAYDLVIDGTDNFETRYLVNDACVQLGKPLVYGAIYRFDGQISVLNYKGGPCYRCLFPQAPPAELAPNCSAGGVIGVLPGVVGMIQATEAIKLLIGIGEPLSGRLMRFDALAMKFSEIRFKRRADCPCCSELRHTQSIAPAVCADAMPSQPSLAEERYIKPRVLKQLLEQHSKADVLLDVRDASELEVCKLPGVVHIPLAELDGQLANLSRDNTHYLICYAGTRAEQAASTLLAAGFVNTKVLQGGMKHWVRDVEPDMPLY; translated from the coding sequence ATGAAGGTCCTGAGCCCAACCGCCCTGGAGCAGGTTTACGCCCAAGCCGACCGCAGCTACCCCGAGGAATGCTGCGGTTTCGTTTTCGCCGATGGCACCGTGCACCTGGGCAGCAACATCCAGAACGAGCTGCACCGCAAGAACCCCGAGATGTATTCACGCAGTGCAGCCAACGGTTACACCTTTTCGGTGGCCGACACGCTGATGATGAATAAGGCGTTTCGCAGTGATAACCCGGTGGTGGTGATCTACCACTCCCACCCTGACGTCGGCGCGTATTTCAGCGACGAAGACCAGGACAAGGCCCTCTTCATGGGCGAGCCGATCTACCCCGTAAGTTACCTGGTGGTCGATGTTCGCCAGGGCAAGACCCAAGGTTCAAAACTGTTTGCCTGGGATGGCAAGCGCTTCGCCCAAACCCCCTTCAACGACCTGCAAACGGAGTTGTGCATGAACGCTGTCTCTTTCCCCGACATCCTGGTCCGCGTGGCCAAGCTGCCAGCATCGACCCTCGAGGGTGCCGGATCGACATTGCGCGAAGTCATTGAAAACCTCTGCATCGAGCACCCGCAATTGCGGGCGCACCTGCTCTACGAGAATAACCAGCTCAAGGAACACTTCCTTTTCACCGCCGAAGAGGAACTGATCGACGCCAACGACCGGTTGCCCGAAAAGGCCAAAATCGAAGTGCTGCTGGCCACCTCCGGCGGCATGGACGTCGACCAACTGAGCAACGAGGAAGTGCAGCGCTACGTGCGCCACATCACCCTGCCCGGCGTCGGCCGCGAAGGCCAACTGAACCTGAAGAAAGCCAAGGTGCTGATCATCGGCACCGGCGGCCTCGGTTCGCCCATCAGCCTGTACCTGGCGGCGGCCGGCATCGGCACCCTAGGGCTGGTGGATTTCGACGTGGTGGAAAGCAGCAACCTGCAACGCCAGATCGTCCACGGCAACAGCACCCTGGGCCTGCCCAAGGTGGAGTCCGCCAAGCAACGCTTGCAGGACCTCAACAGCCACATCCAGATCAACACCTACGACACCGCCTTCAACACCGACAACGCCCTGGAACTGGTGGGCGCCTATGACCTGGTGATCGACGGCACCGACAATTTCGAAACCCGCTACCTGGTCAACGACGCTTGCGTGCAGTTGGGCAAGCCGTTGGTGTACGGCGCCATCTATCGCTTCGACGGGCAGATCAGCGTGCTCAACTATAAAGGCGGGCCGTGCTATCGCTGCCTATTTCCCCAGGCACCGCCGGCGGAACTGGCGCCCAACTGCAGCGCCGGCGGTGTCATCGGCGTATTGCCCGGGGTGGTCGGGATGATCCAGGCCACCGAGGCGATCAAGCTGTTGATCGGCATTGGCGAACCACTCTCGGGCCGGCTGATGCGCTTTGATGCGCTGGCGATGAAGTTCAGCGAGATCCGCTTCAAGCGCCGCGCCGACTGCCCGTGCTGTTCCGAACTGCGCCACACCCAAAGCATCGCACCCGCCGTCTGCGCCGATGCGATGCCAAGCCAACCGTCCCTGGCCGAAGAGCGCTACATCAAGCCTCGGGTGCTCAAGCAACTGCTGGAACAACACAGTAAGGCCGACGTACTGCTGGATGTGCGCGACGCCAGCGAGCTGGAAGTGTGCAAATTGCCGGGGGTGGTGCATATCCCGCTGGCCGAACTCGACGGGCAACTCGCCAACCTCAGCCGTGACAACACCCACTACCTCATCTGCTACGCCGGAACCCGCGCGGAGCAAGCCGCCAGCACGTTGCTGGCCGCCGGATTCGTCAACACCAAAGTACTGCAAGGTGGCATGAAACACTGGGTTCGCGACGTCGAACCCGACATGCCTTTGTACTGA
- a CDS encoding PLP-dependent cysteine synthase family protein translates to MLHNSILDAIGQTPIVRLEQFSEDLGIEVYAKLESLNPGGSHKARIALGMILDAERRGILIRGSGQTIIEPSGGNTGIGLVMAGNVLGYKVVLVIPDNYSPEKQKLLRLYGAKVVLSDSRQGNNSHGEKCMELQLENPSYVMLNQQRNGANPQTHRDTTAREIIRAFGELRVDYFVSGIGTGGHITGIGETLKSTWPAIRVMGVEPEECDLLSDRHAPHHIQGLSIGLIPSILNVAIIDGMLKVSRQECLDMIKRIMRTDAISLGLSSAANMVAIAKLAPELPTDTVVLTMVYDSADSYLPCFE, encoded by the coding sequence ATGTTGCATAACTCGATACTCGACGCCATTGGCCAAACGCCCATCGTGCGCCTGGAACAGTTTTCCGAAGACCTTGGCATTGAGGTCTACGCCAAGCTGGAATCCCTCAACCCCGGTGGCAGCCACAAGGCGCGCATCGCCCTGGGGATGATCCTCGACGCCGAGCGCCGGGGCATTCTGATTCGCGGCTCCGGGCAAACCATCATCGAACCCAGCGGCGGCAACACCGGCATCGGCCTGGTGATGGCCGGCAACGTGCTGGGCTACAAAGTGGTGCTGGTGATCCCCGACAACTACAGCCCGGAGAAGCAGAAACTGCTGCGGCTGTATGGCGCCAAGGTGGTGCTGTCCGACAGCCGCCAGGGCAACAATTCCCACGGCGAAAAGTGCATGGAGCTGCAGCTGGAAAACCCCAGCTACGTGATGCTCAACCAGCAGCGCAACGGCGCCAACCCGCAGACCCACCGTGACACCACCGCCCGGGAAATCATCCGCGCCTTCGGCGAGCTGCGGGTCGACTACTTCGTCAGCGGCATCGGCACCGGCGGCCATATCACCGGCATCGGCGAAACCCTCAAGAGCACCTGGCCGGCAATCCGCGTGATGGGGGTGGAGCCGGAAGAATGTGACCTGCTCAGCGACCGCCACGCGCCGCACCATATCCAGGGCCTGTCCATCGGGTTGATCCCGAGCATTCTCAACGTCGCGATCATTGACGGAATGCTCAAGGTCTCGCGTCAGGAATGCCTCGATATGATCAAACGCATCATGCGCACCGATGCCATCAGCCTCGGGCTGTCGTCGGCCGCCAACATGGTAGCCATCGCCAAGCTGGCGCCGGAGCTGCCCACCGATACCGTTGTGCTGACCATGGTCTACGACAGTGCCGACAGCTATTTGCCCTGTTTTGAATAA
- a CDS encoding serine O-acetyltransferase: MGGFIDMQQLHDELLTHLITTLTPAQLKQLEAHLAPLIQAAAQAVAEDLIAYAWRDPASRGRGELILESYASFKAVLYYRLAHLVWNFPDTNNGVFSTIALKLSNQGKILSGAEIHPAARIGRRFVLDHGYGTVIGETCEIGNDCYILCGVTLGARGIANNPDGKRHPRLGNNVEVGAGARVLGYVLIGDNVFISPSCVITQDVPAGTKVKVVNQIQLQKNDESDHSNYLGAFALDERLHVVGEVNASHKVTVLDADFHPLPGLLLEPTVKERHHLQFRLRHIETTAYPPRLPLNLKVTGPEFEITLLSPPGLSAMVRRLLQASPLIVGG; encoded by the coding sequence ATGGGGGGCTTTATCGACATGCAACAGCTGCACGATGAGTTGCTCACCCACCTCATCACCACGCTTACGCCTGCGCAGTTGAAGCAGCTGGAGGCGCATCTCGCGCCGCTGATCCAGGCAGCGGCCCAGGCGGTGGCCGAAGACCTGATCGCCTATGCCTGGCGCGACCCGGCCTCCCGTGGCCGCGGTGAGCTGATCCTGGAGTCCTACGCCTCGTTCAAGGCCGTGCTGTACTACCGCCTGGCGCACCTGGTGTGGAATTTCCCGGACACGAACAACGGCGTGTTTTCCACCATCGCCCTGAAGCTGAGCAACCAGGGCAAGATTCTGTCCGGCGCCGAAATTCACCCCGCCGCACGGATCGGCCGACGCTTTGTGCTGGACCACGGTTACGGCACGGTCATCGGTGAAACCTGCGAAATCGGCAACGACTGCTACATCCTCTGCGGCGTAACCCTTGGCGCCCGGGGCATCGCCAACAACCCGGACGGCAAGCGTCACCCACGGTTGGGCAACAACGTGGAAGTCGGTGCCGGCGCTCGGGTACTCGGTTATGTTTTGATCGGCGACAACGTGTTTATCAGCCCATCCTGCGTGATCACCCAGGACGTGCCGGCCGGCACCAAGGTCAAGGTGGTCAACCAGATCCAGCTCCAGAAAAACGATGAGTCGGACCACAGCAATTACCTCGGCGCGTTTGCCCTCGACGAACGCCTGCATGTGGTAGGCGAGGTCAATGCGAGTCACAAAGTGACGGTGCTGGACGCCGACTTCCATCCCCTGCCCGGCCTGCTGCTGGAGCCGACGGTCAAGGAACGCCATCACCTGCAGTTCCGCCTGCGCCATATCGAGACAACGGCCTACCCGCCGCGCCTGCCGCTGAACCTGAAAGTGACCGGGCCCGAATTTGAAATCACCCTGCTATCTCCCCCTGGTTTGAGCGCGATGGTTCGTCGCCTGCTGCAAGCCAGCCCACTGATCGTCGGAGGTTGA
- a CDS encoding alanyl-tRNA editing protein produces the protein MSVHTMETLALFDSAPYQNAFSARVIAVSEQGIALEHTLFYPTGGGQPGDTGHFILPDGSRVDITGTVRDPVLRSIIWHQVEQCPEQLVAGMQVDASLDWERRYQHMKMHTCLHLLCSIIDAPVTGCSIGADKGRLDFDLPEMTLDKESITRDLNALIEQAHAVKTLSMPASEYSTLLQITRTQAVAPPVIQGSVRVIEIAGIDIQPCGGTHVTNTEEIGRVFCEKIEKKSKHNRRVILRFE, from the coding sequence ATGTCTGTGCACACCATGGAAACCCTCGCGCTGTTCGACAGCGCGCCTTACCAGAATGCTTTCAGTGCGCGGGTGATTGCCGTCAGCGAACAGGGGATCGCCCTGGAGCACACGCTGTTCTACCCCACAGGTGGCGGTCAGCCGGGCGACACCGGGCACTTCATCCTGCCCGACGGCAGCCGCGTCGACATCACCGGCACCGTGCGCGACCCGGTGCTGCGCTCAATCATCTGGCACCAGGTAGAACAGTGCCCTGAACAACTGGTCGCCGGAATGCAGGTGGACGCCAGCCTGGACTGGGAGCGCCGCTACCAGCACATGAAAATGCATACCTGCCTGCACTTGCTGTGCTCGATCATCGATGCCCCGGTGACCGGTTGCAGCATCGGTGCCGACAAGGGCCGCCTGGATTTCGACCTGCCGGAAATGACCCTCGACAAAGAGAGCATCACCCGCGACCTCAATGCCTTGATCGAACAGGCTCACGCGGTAAAAACCCTGTCGATGCCCGCCTCGGAGTATTCGACCCTGCTGCAGATCACCCGCACCCAGGCGGTGGCACCACCGGTGATCCAGGGCTCAGTAAGGGTGATCGAAATTGCCGGTATCGACATCCAGCCCTGTGGCGGCACCCATGTGACCAATACCGAGGAAATCGGCCGGGTGTTCTGTGAAAAAATCGAGAAGAAGAGCAAGCACAACCGCCGGGTGATTCTGCGGTTCGAATAG
- a CDS encoding ABC transporter permease: MNRVFRHYIPASTLRLLPNRWDLVALPLVIGFLLFFSITARETWAPIATLQSEVISLDPANLPEYAMRTTMRMLAAMVAALVFTLLYGTLAAKSRRAEKLLVPVLDILQSVPVLGYISFTVTFFLLLFPGRVLGAEFAAIFAIFTSQAWNMTFSFYQSLRMLPHDLVEVSTNLRLSGWQRFWKLDVPFAMPGLVWNMMMSMSGGWFFVVASEAITVGDKTITLPGVGSYLALAIAQKDLHAVGYVILAMIVVILMYDQFLFRPLVAWADKFRMETTASQGAAPQSWLLNLIQRTRIVQRILRPVTRAISRIGNKRFSLAGGALKALPAETPRASKVIDWVWGALIALLAAYALYHIVQYVGTEVTLAEVGHVFVLGLITLLRVAGLILIASLIWVPLGVMIGLRPALAEKIQPLAQFLAAFPANLLFPVFVIVILHYNLNPDIWLSPLIVLGTQWYILFNVIAGASAFPNDFKEAAANFRIRGWLWWRKVMLPGIFPYYVTGAITASGGAWNASIVSEYVSWGQDNVVAHGLGAYIAQTTAAGDFPKIALGVVVMSIFVVAFNRAVWRPMYAMAENKLRLN; encoded by the coding sequence ATGAACAGAGTGTTCCGCCACTATATCCCTGCGTCCACGTTGCGCTTGCTGCCCAACCGCTGGGACTTGGTCGCCCTGCCCCTGGTGATCGGCTTTTTACTGTTTTTCTCCATCACTGCCCGGGAAACCTGGGCGCCCATCGCCACCTTGCAAAGTGAAGTCATCTCCCTCGACCCGGCCAACCTGCCGGAGTACGCGATGCGCACCACGATGCGCATGCTGGCGGCGATGGTTGCAGCACTGGTGTTCACGCTGTTGTACGGCACCCTGGCCGCCAAAAGCCGGCGCGCCGAAAAACTGCTGGTGCCCGTGCTCGACATCCTGCAATCGGTACCGGTACTGGGCTACATCTCGTTTACGGTAACGTTCTTCCTGCTGCTGTTCCCCGGGCGCGTGCTCGGCGCGGAGTTCGCCGCAATCTTTGCGATTTTCACCAGCCAGGCCTGGAACATGACGTTCAGCTTTTACCAGTCGCTGCGCATGCTGCCCCACGACCTGGTGGAGGTGTCGACCAACCTGCGACTTTCCGGTTGGCAGCGGTTCTGGAAGCTCGACGTGCCCTTCGCCATGCCGGGGCTGGTGTGGAACATGATGATGAGCATGTCCGGTGGCTGGTTTTTCGTGGTCGCCTCCGAGGCCATTACCGTCGGCGACAAGACCATCACCTTGCCGGGCGTAGGTTCGTACCTGGCCCTGGCGATTGCCCAGAAAGACCTGCACGCCGTGGGTTACGTGATCCTGGCGATGATTGTCGTCATCCTGATGTACGACCAGTTCCTGTTCCGCCCGCTGGTGGCCTGGGCCGATAAATTCCGCATGGAAACCACCGCCTCCCAGGGCGCCGCGCCGCAATCCTGGCTGCTGAACCTGATCCAGCGCACGCGCATCGTCCAGCGCATCCTGCGGCCTGTCACCCGCGCCATCAGCCGCATTGGCAACAAACGCTTCAGCCTGGCGGGCGGTGCACTCAAGGCATTGCCGGCAGAAACACCAAGGGCGTCAAAAGTGATCGACTGGGTGTGGGGCGCACTCATCGCGCTGCTGGCCGCCTATGCGCTGTATCACATCGTGCAGTACGTCGGCACCGAAGTGACCCTCGCCGAAGTCGGCCATGTATTTGTGCTGGGCCTGATCACCCTGTTGCGGGTGGCTGGCCTGATCCTGATCGCCTCGCTGATCTGGGTGCCGCTGGGCGTGATGATCGGCTTGCGCCCGGCCCTGGCGGAAAAAATCCAGCCGCTGGCGCAGTTCCTCGCGGCCTTCCCGGCGAACCTGCTGTTCCCGGTGTTCGTCATCGTGATCCTGCACTACAACCTCAACCCGGATATCTGGCTGAGCCCGCTGATTGTGCTGGGCACCCAGTGGTACATCCTGTTCAACGTGATCGCCGGCGCCAGCGCCTTCCCGAATGATTTCAAGGAAGCCGCCGCCAACTTCCGCATTCGCGGCTGGTTGTGGTGGCGCAAAGTGATGCTGCCGGGGATTTTCCCGTACTACGTCACCGGCGCGATTACCGCCTCGGGCGGTGCCTGGAACGCCAGTATCGTGTCCGAGTACGTGTCCTGGGGCCAAGACAATGTGGTCGCCCACGGGCTGGGCGCCTACATCGCCCAAACCACCGCGGCCGGCGACTTCCCGAAGATCGCCCTGGGCGTGGTGGTGATGTCGATCTTCGTGGTGGCGTTCAACCGTGCTGTGTGGCGGCCGATGTACGCCATGGCTGAAAACAAACTTCGTCTGAATTGA
- a CDS encoding ABC transporter ATP-binding protein gives MTTYTEHAADTPEIYSLKNVNRVFGKGKDELQVLSGVDLSLHEGEIVGMLGRSGSGKSTLLRIIAGLIQPSSGEVRYNGAPLNGPAEGVAMVFQTFALFPWLTVLENVEAGLQALQVERKETRRRALAAIDLIGLDGFENAYPRELSGGMRQRVGFARGLVVNPTLLLMDEPFSALDVLTAETLRTDLLDLWSGKQLPIKSILIVTHNIEEAVLMCDRILVLSSNPGRVVAEIKVPFAHPRNRLDPTFRQMVDDIYALMTDRRSADASRGLPELKMGSLLPEVSTNLMAGLIETLAAEPYNGHAGLPTVAERRLLEVDDLFPVAEMLEHLGFAELKGADITLTDAGKLFADYGTQERKTLFAEHLIRHVPLAARIHQVLLERSGHRAPRVRFEQELEDSMTEAFVEKTLESVVAWGRYAEIFSYDDHTETFSLDDVEGSM, from the coding sequence ATGACTACCTATACCGAGCACGCCGCCGACACCCCGGAAATCTACTCGTTGAAAAACGTGAACCGGGTGTTCGGCAAAGGTAAAGACGAGCTGCAAGTCCTCAGCGGCGTGGACTTGAGCCTGCACGAGGGCGAGATTGTCGGCATGCTTGGTCGCTCCGGCTCGGGCAAGTCGACCTTGCTGCGCATCATCGCGGGGCTGATCCAGCCGTCGTCGGGCGAAGTACGCTACAACGGCGCGCCGCTCAACGGCCCGGCCGAAGGTGTGGCCATGGTGTTCCAGACCTTTGCGCTGTTCCCGTGGCTGACCGTGCTGGAAAACGTTGAAGCAGGCCTGCAAGCCTTGCAGGTGGAGCGCAAGGAAACCCGCAGGCGCGCCCTGGCGGCCATCGACCTGATCGGCCTGGACGGTTTTGAAAACGCCTACCCCCGTGAACTGTCCGGCGGCATGCGCCAACGCGTGGGGTTCGCCCGCGGACTGGTGGTCAACCCGACCCTGCTGCTGATGGACGAACCGTTCTCGGCGCTGGACGTGCTCACCGCTGAAACCCTGCGCACCGACCTGCTGGATCTGTGGAGCGGCAAGCAGTTGCCGATCAAATCAATCCTGATCGTGACCCACAACATCGAAGAAGCGGTGCTGATGTGCGACCGCATCCTGGTGCTGTCGTCCAACCCTGGACGGGTAGTGGCCGAGATCAAGGTGCCGTTTGCGCACCCGCGCAACCGCCTGGACCCGACCTTCCGGCAAATGGTCGACGACATCTATGCCCTGATGACCGACCGCCGTAGCGCCGACGCGAGCAGAGGTTTGCCTGAGCTGAAAATGGGCAGCCTGTTGCCGGAAGTCTCCACCAACCTCATGGCCGGCTTGATCGAAACCCTGGCCGCCGAGCCCTACAATGGCCATGCCGGCCTGCCGACCGTGGCCGAACGGCGCTTGCTGGAAGTCGATGATCTGTTCCCTGTGGCGGAGATGCTTGAGCATCTGGGCTTCGCCGAGCTCAAGGGTGCCGACATCACCCTCACCGACGCCGGCAAACTGTTTGCCGACTACGGCACCCAGGAGCGTAAAACCCTGTTCGCCGAACACTTGATCCGCCACGTGCCATTGGCCGCGCGCATTCACCAAGTGTTGCTTGAACGCAGCGGCCATCGGGCGCCACGGGTGCGCTTCGAGCAGGAACTGGAAGACTCGATGACGGAAGCTTTTGTGGAGAAAACCCTCGAAAGCGTGGTGGCGTGGGGACGGTATGCGGAGATTTTCTCCTATGACGACCATACCGAGACGTTCAGCCTGGATGATGTGGAAGGCAGCATGTAG
- the prpD gene encoding 2-methylcitrate dehydratase, whose protein sequence is MSANVDQNNRPDYDQVLQDIADYVLNFRIESRDALDTARNCLMDTLGCGLLALRFPECTKHLGPIVEGTVVPFGARVPGTSFRLDPVKAAWDIGCIVRWLDYNDTWLAAEWGHPSDNLGGILAVADHLSQKRVANGDAPLTVRAVLEAMIMAHEIQGVIALENSFNRVGLDHVLLVKVASTAVTAKLMGANREQLLSALSQAFVDGQALRTYRHAPNAGSRKSWAAGDASSRGVRLADIAMRGEMGIPGVLSAPQWGFYDVLFSHTNKDLALKPEDKRAFSLSQPYGTYVMENVLFKISFPAEFHAQTACEAAVTLYPQMKTRLHEIDRIVITTHESAIRIISKVGQLANAADRDHCLQYMTAVPLAFGNLVAEQYEDEFHAAHPIIDELRKKMVIVEDPRYSREYLEADKRSIANAVQVFFKDGSSTEQVAVEYPIGHRRRRVDGIPLLEDKFKANLATRFTAQRSAEIFALCKDQAKLEATPVNRFVDLFVI, encoded by the coding sequence ATGAGCGCCAACGTCGACCAGAACAACCGCCCCGACTACGACCAGGTCCTGCAGGACATCGCCGACTATGTCCTGAATTTCAGGATCGAATCCCGCGATGCCCTCGACACCGCCCGCAACTGCCTGATGGACACCCTCGGTTGCGGCCTGCTGGCCCTGCGTTTCCCGGAGTGCACCAAGCACCTGGGGCCGATCGTGGAAGGCACGGTGGTGCCGTTCGGCGCACGGGTGCCGGGCACCTCGTTCCGCCTGGACCCGGTCAAGGCCGCGTGGGACATCGGCTGCATCGTGCGCTGGCTCGACTACAACGACACCTGGCTCGCCGCCGAATGGGGTCATCCCTCGGATAACCTCGGCGGTATCCTCGCGGTCGCCGATCACCTCTCGCAAAAACGCGTGGCCAATGGCGATGCGCCGCTGACCGTGCGGGCCGTGCTGGAGGCGATGATCATGGCCCACGAAATCCAGGGCGTGATCGCCCTGGAAAACTCCTTCAACCGCGTCGGCCTTGACCATGTGTTGCTGGTGAAAGTCGCCTCCACTGCCGTCACCGCAAAACTGATGGGCGCCAACCGTGAGCAACTGCTGTCGGCACTGTCCCAGGCGTTTGTCGATGGCCAGGCGTTGCGCACTTATCGCCATGCGCCGAACGCCGGTTCGCGCAAGTCGTGGGCAGCGGGGGATGCGTCGAGTCGCGGGGTACGGCTGGCCGACATCGCCATGCGTGGCGAGATGGGTATTCCCGGTGTCCTGAGCGCGCCGCAGTGGGGCTTTTATGACGTGCTGTTCAGCCACACCAACAAGGACCTGGCGCTCAAGCCCGAAGACAAGCGCGCCTTCAGCCTGTCCCAGCCCTACGGCACCTATGTGATGGAGAACGTGCTGTTCAAGATCAGCTTTCCTGCCGAGTTCCACGCGCAAACCGCCTGTGAAGCGGCGGTCACCTTGTACCCGCAAATGAAGACTCGCCTGCATGAGATCGACAGGATTGTCATCACCACCCACGAGTCGGCGATTCGCATCATCTCCAAGGTCGGGCAGTTGGCCAATGCGGCCGACCGTGATCACTGCCTGCAATACATGACCGCCGTGCCGCTGGCGTTTGGCAATCTGGTGGCCGAGCAATACGAAGATGAGTTCCACGCGGCCCATCCGATCATTGATGAGCTGCGGAAGAAGATGGTCATCGTCGAAGACCCGCGCTATAGCCGCGAATACCTGGAGGCCGACAAGCGCTCCATCGCCAATGCGGTGCAGGTGTTCTTCAAGGATGGGTCCAGCACCGAACAGGTGGCCGTGGAATACCCGATTGGCCACCGTCGTCGTCGGGTGGATGGCATTCCGTTGCTGGAAGACAAGTTCAAGGCCAACCTGGCGACCCGGTTTACCGCGCAGCGCAGTGCCGAGATTTTTGCCTTGTGCAAGGATCAGGCGAAGCTTGAGGCCACTCCGGTAAACCGGTTTGTAGACCTATTCGTCATCTAA